The sequence below is a genomic window from Cytophagia bacterium CHB2.
TTGGCCGATCGCTGAAGCAAAGGCTTTTAACACAAAACTGTCATATTAAGCAACCAGCCAACAGCTTTTGCTTTTATTTCATAGTCAAGAGGCGGCTCGTTCATGATGCCCCCGTTGCCTCAAAATTATCATGAATGATAGTTGCTTTTCGAAGTAAACTTTATATTTTAAAGCCTATGAGTTTCTTTTTTCGACAAGCTACCAGACGCTCATTTGCCGTTGTGTGCGTGATTGCGCATTTCGCTACTTGCCTGCTCACGCTATGGTTTCATCAGCATCCCGGGCATGACCACGCCGGCGTAAAGGGTGAATTTTACCATTCACATATTCCGGCGGTTGCTTCTCATGCTCCGGAGTTTGAACAAGATCATCATAGTTCCCGAGAAAGCTTGCATCTTCTCGAAGGTTCCTCTCTGTTCGATAAGATGCATGCTTCTATCGCAGTTCATTTCGCACAAATTTTCATTCCCGGCAAATTTGTGCCGCAGATTGATTTCTTTGCCGCGCCCTTTGTTGAAAATTCTACCCCCAATTCTGTCGTCAAAATTGTCCTCAAACTTACACCACTTCAACTCGTTCGAGACTATTTCGCGCTGACCGCAACAGGCCTCTCGCCTCCGCTTGCCTGAGTTTCCTCTCCTCTATTTTTAATTTTTCCGATTTGACTGAATGAATCTCGCAAGAGATTATCGGAGCATTATTTCCTTTTCTAAAATGTAAACAAGCGGAGGATTTTGCCTTGAAGCATATTCACCCCGTCGCTTGCCTTTTTTTCTTGCTTGGATTTTCCATTGTTGCAATTCCACAAGAGACGAAGTCGACGCAAACTTTAACCCTGCAACAGGCCGTTGCGCGCGCGCTGGAAAATTATCCGGCATTGCACATTCAGCGTTATGAGATCGAGCAGGCGTTGGGACAGAAAACCACCGCCGGTCTGTTGCCCAATCCCGTGCTTTCCTATTACAAAGAAGACCTCGATCTCAGCGGACAGAAAGGCGGTGAAGAGATCTTTTCCACCGGCCTACCGCTGAATTTTCTATGGAATCGTTGGCCGCAAGTGAATGCGGCAAACGCCCAAGTTGAGGCAGAGAACCTCTCTCTTGCCAATGTGCAACGTCTCGTCAAATTCGAGGCGCAAAAAGCGTTTGTCGAATGCTACTACGCCGCACAAAGTTACGAAGCTTGGCATAAAGCAGCCGCCGTTTTCCAGCAGGCCGCGACTGCCGGCAAAATTCGTTTGACCGATGGCGACATCTCCGGTTACGAACAGCAGCGCATCGCGCTCGAACATCAACGCTACCAAAAGGCCGCCAGCGAAGCGCAGGCGGAATTCATCAACGGCCAGCGACGACTGGCTTTTCTGCTCGACCCGACGCAGAGCGAGATGCAGTTTGAGCTAATCGGCGTGAAGTCGGACTTTCACAACAACGATTTTCAAGACAACACAATAGGCCGAAGTGAAAGTCCGACTTCGCCCGCTCCTAATTTTGAAAAGCTGCTTGCCCACGCGCTGCAAAATCGTCCCGATCTGCAAGCGGCGCGTGCCATGTCGCGCAGCAAACAAGCGGCATTGAGCGCGGCCAAATGGCAACGTTTGCCGCAGGCCAGCGTTTCCGCCGGTTACAAAAAGCAGGTAGATGATTTCAAAGGCGCGGTGGTGCAGGTCAATCTCGGCTTTCCGCTCTTCGACCGCAATCAAGGCGAAGTGCGCAGCGCCCGCGCCGCTCATGAGCAACAGATCACGGCAACGGGTTTGTTGGAAAAACAAATCGCGCTGGAAGTGCGCCAAGCTTACGACCGCTATCGCCTCTACGGTGAATTGTTGGACGCACGCGCCGTCGAACAGCCGGAATCCGTGCTGCTGATCGCACAGTTCTCGTATGCCGAGGGTGAAATGTCGCTCATCGAATTGCTTGACGGCGTGCGCGCTTACAGCGAAGCCTTTCAAACCCGATTTGATTTATTGTTAAAATATCAACTGAGCATGTTCGAATTGGAGAAAGTCGCCGCAACCGTGATCTGGACACAAAATTGAAAGGCCGAAAAATATTTTTGAAAGCTTTCATTTTTGTGTCCCAAACATTTTTGAGGAAAAACCATGTCACATCTTATTCGTTTCGCTTTTTGCCTATTCCTCTTTGCCCTTGGCCTCGGCTGCCACAGCCACGATGAAGCCACAACCGAACACGAACATGAAGGAACTTCCGTCACGCTGTGGGCGGAAAAAACTGAGTTGTTTATGGAATATCCGGCGCTCATCGTCGGGCAAGAGGCAGCATTCGCCGTGCATCTTTCCGATATGAAAGATTTTAAAGCGGTGACGCAAGGCCGACTCACGTGCTTTTTCCAAAAAGCCGGCGGCGGTGACGTTACTGTCGTCGCGGAATCACCGAGCCATCCCGGTATCTTCCGGCCGCTCGTTCAATTTTCTGAAGCCGGTGTTTATGATATGGAGTTGCGGCTTGAAGGACAGCAGGTTGAGGATGTCATTCACGTGCCGAACGTGCGCGTCTTTGGCGACGAGGCCGCCATTCCGCACGACGAAGCAGCCGCGGCGAGCGAAGAACTGATTACGTTTCTCAAAGAGCAACAATGGAAAATTGATTTCCGCACCGAACCGGCGCAGAAGCGCATGCTC
It includes:
- a CDS encoding TolC family protein translates to MKHIHPVACLFFLLGFSIVAIPQETKSTQTLTLQQAVARALENYPALHIQRYEIEQALGQKTTAGLLPNPVLSYYKEDLDLSGQKGGEEIFSTGLPLNFLWNRWPQVNAANAQVEAENLSLANVQRLVKFEAQKAFVECYYAAQSYEAWHKAAAVFQQAATAGKIRLTDGDISGYEQQRIALEHQRYQKAASEAQAEFINGQRRLAFLLDPTQSEMQFELIGVKSDFHNNDFQDNTIGRSESPTSPAPNFEKLLAHALQNRPDLQAARAMSRSKQAALSAAKWQRLPQASVSAGYKKQVDDFKGAVVQVNLGFPLFDRNQGEVRSARAAHEQQITATGLLEKQIALEVRQAYDRYRLYGELLDARAVEQPESVLLIAQFSYAEGEMSLIELLDGVRAYSEAFQTRFDLLLKYQLSMFELEKVAATVIWTQN